In Candidatus Aminicenantes bacterium, a single genomic region encodes these proteins:
- a CDS encoding Gfo/Idh/MocA family oxidoreductase, translating into MSKPASLSRRDFIKTASAALTIPAAAAGSFRTTTEASVAAGPTIVPSRVVTGRIRPNDTLSFGCIGVGRQGTGDMQELIYRGLEAGARVVAVCDADAHRRDNAQWTAEKIYAAELGATGYKGIDVYADFRELLARPDIDGVLIVTPDHWHACHAIAAAAAGKDIYLEKPLTYTIAEGRKLVEAVRRNKRIFQTGSQQRSSVYFRVAAEAVRNGRIGKLRTIKVLLPIDQGTGDPKVVPVPRFLDYNAWQGPAAEMPYSVDRVHPANSLDRPGWLQIERYSRGMITGWGSHMIDSAQWGHGTDDTGPVTIEAKGEFPDRGLFDVHTTFKGQAVFADGVTMDMETGEAGVRFEGDAGWVYADRGKVQASDPELLRAKPGAGEVKLPVSGNHMKDFLEAMRTRKDPIAPVEVGHRSNSICVLTHIAMKLGRKLRWGAKAERFIDDAEADRWLDVPHRAPWTL; encoded by the coding sequence ATGAGCAAACCCGCGTCCTTGTCCCGCCGCGATTTCATCAAAACGGCTTCCGCCGCCCTGACGATCCCGGCCGCAGCGGCTGGATCATTTAGGACAACTACGGAAGCCTCCGTCGCGGCGGGACCGACCATCGTCCCTTCGCGCGTCGTGACGGGCCGCATCCGGCCCAACGACACCCTGTCCTTCGGCTGCATCGGCGTCGGCCGCCAAGGCACGGGCGACATGCAGGAGCTGATCTACCGAGGCCTGGAAGCGGGCGCCCGGGTCGTAGCCGTATGCGATGCCGACGCCCACCGCCGGGATAATGCCCAGTGGACGGCGGAGAAGATCTACGCCGCCGAGCTAGGGGCCACCGGCTACAAGGGCATCGACGTCTACGCCGATTTCCGCGAGCTTCTGGCCCGGCCGGACATCGACGGCGTGCTGATCGTCACCCCGGACCATTGGCACGCCTGCCACGCCATCGCCGCGGCCGCGGCCGGCAAGGACATTTATCTCGAGAAGCCCCTGACCTACACCATCGCCGAGGGCCGCAAGCTGGTCGAGGCGGTGCGCCGGAACAAGCGCATCTTCCAGACCGGCTCCCAGCAGAGGTCGTCGGTCTATTTCCGGGTGGCGGCCGAAGCCGTCCGCAACGGCCGCATCGGCAAGCTGCGGACGATCAAGGTTCTCCTGCCGATCGACCAGGGCACCGGCGATCCCAAAGTCGTCCCCGTCCCCCGCTTCCTGGACTACAACGCCTGGCAGGGGCCGGCCGCCGAAATGCCCTACTCCGTCGACCGGGTCCACCCGGCGAACAGCCTGGACCGGCCCGGCTGGCTCCAGATCGAGCGCTACAGCCGGGGCATGATCACCGGCTGGGGCTCGCACATGATCGACAGCGCCCAGTGGGGCCATGGCACCGACGATACGGGCCCGGTCACGATCGAGGCCAAGGGCGAGTTCCCGGACCGCGGCCTGTTCGACGTCCACACGACGTTCAAGGGCCAGGCCGTCTTCGCCGACGGCGTCACGATGGACATGGAGACAGGCGAGGCGGGCGTGCGCTTCGAAGGGGACGCCGGCTGGGTTTACGCCGATCGCGGCAAGGTCCAGGCCTCCGACCCCGAGCTTCTGCGGGCCAAGCCGGGAGCGGGCGAGGTTAAGCTCCCGGTAAGCGGCAACCATATGAAGGACTTTCTCGAAGCCATGCGGACGCGCAAGGACCCCATCGCCCCGGTCGAAGTCGGGCACCGATCCAACTCCATTTGCGTCCTGACCCACATCGCCATGAAGCTCGGC